One window of the Nicotiana tabacum cultivar K326 chromosome 4, ASM71507v2, whole genome shotgun sequence genome contains the following:
- the LOC107762013 gene encoding LOW QUALITY PROTEIN: uncharacterized protein LOC107762013 (The sequence of the model RefSeq protein was modified relative to this genomic sequence to represent the inferred CDS: deleted 2 bases in 1 codon) produces MDDKFVPELSVPENVTKTLLLVSNSASLEKALEKLIEIAKVPDRRFDLSTKNVVTVVLQLCRSLLSPSWRHLLLLSLKVLRNMCAGEMRNQNAFLEQRGVETVMDVITSVGLTIDPDCEIIRVGLQLLGNYSVAGREHQCDVWYQLFPHIFLKIAGVSSREICDPLCMVIYTCCEGTDGLLTELSSEQGLPILNEIICTSSVVGLREDWLKLLLSKICIEGSYFSSIFFKLHSHPYVENNDIITHLAYQFVSEQAHLLSILSEILNEQLEHIVVSHVFALSIFGILKSAAVVVDFSTRGKDDLPTGSAPNDVLGYSLVILRDICACGHLTSSKEEGPKDVVDILVSSGLIELLLDLLRSLEPPTTIRKAMTQDQIKEAAASSSLRCCPYKGFRRDIVAILGNCAYRRRHIQDEIRDKNGILLLLQQCVTDDDNPFLREWGIWCVRNLLEGNAENQGVVADLELQGTADVPELARLGLQVEVDPKTRRAKLVNVA; encoded by the exons ATGGATGATAAATTTGTACCGGAGCTTTCTGTCCCGGAAAATGTTACCAAAACATTATTACTGGTGTCAAACTCAGCTTCTTTAGAAAAGGCACTAGAGAAGCTGATAGAAATTGCCAAAGTTCCTGATAGAAGGTTTGATCTGTCCACTAAGAATGTTGTCACTGTTGTCCTCCAACTCTGTCGGTCTCTGTTATCCCCCTCTTGGCGTCACCTCCTTTTATTGTCTCTTAAGGTACTTAGAAACATGTGTGCTGGGGAGATGAGAAATCAAAATGCCTTTCTTGAACAAAGAGGAGTTGAAACAGTCATGGATGTTATTACCTCTGTAGGACTTACTATTGATCCTGATTGTGAG ATTATCCGAGTGGGGCTGCAACTTCTGGGAAACTACTCAGTAGCTGGGAGAGAACACCAATGTGATGTGTGGTACCAATTGTTTCCTCATATTTTCTTGAAGATTGCTGGAGTTAGTAGCAGAGAAATATGTGATCCTCTGTGTATGGTCATTTATACTTGCTGTGAAGGTACTGATGGACTGCTAACAGAGTTAAGTTCGGAGCAAGGGTTGCCGATTCTTAATGAAATCATATGTACTTCATCAGTCG TTGGTCTCAGAGAAGATTGGTTGAAGTTGCTTCTTTCAAAAATTTGCATCGAAGGCTCCTACTTTTCATCAATTTTCTTCAAGTTACATTCACATCCTTATGTTGAGAACAATGATATTATTACACATTTAGCTTACCAGTTTGTTAGTGAGCAAGCTCATCTGTTGAGTATCCTTTCAGAAATCTTGAATGAGCAATTAGAGCATATTGTTGTTTCACATGTTTTTGCTTTAAGTATCTTTGGGATATTGAAGAGTGCTGCAGTGGTTGTTGACTTTTCAACCAGAGGGAAAGATGATCTTCCGACGGGGTCTGCTCCTAATGATGTTCTAGGATACTCACTCGTGATCTTGAGAGATATTTGCGCTTGTGGTCACCTGACAAGTTCTAAGGAGGAAGGTCCAAAGGATGTTGTGGATATATTAGTTTCCTCTGGGCTTATTGAACTTCTTTTGGACTTGCTTCGAAGTCTTGAACCTCCAACGACAATTAGGAAAGCAATGACACAGGATCAGATCAAGGAGGCGGCAGCATCTTCGTCATTGAGGTGTTGTCCATACAAAGGTTTCCGGAGAGATATTGTTGCCATCCTTGGAAACTGTGCTTATAGGAGAAGGCACATCCAAGATGAGATTAGAGATAAAAATGGGATCCTTTTACTGCTACAACAGTGTGTTACAGATGATGATAATCCTTTCTTAAGGGAGTGGGGAATCTGGTGTGTGCGGAACCTATTGGAAGGAAATGCAGAAAACCAAGGAGTTGTTGCTGATTTAGAGCTTCAAGGAACTGCAGATGTTCCGGAACTTGCTCGACTTGGACTTCAAGTAGAAGTTGACCCCAAAACTAGACGTGCAAAGCTAGTAAATGTCGCGTGA